Below is a window of Thunnus maccoyii chromosome 16, fThuMac1.1, whole genome shotgun sequence DNA.
TCTGGCCAGTTTTTTAAAAGACTGGATTCTGATTTAGAATGGAAGTAGCATGATGTGTTCAATAAAAACCATCCTGGGAGGCATCGACCACAACTGGCCActgtcaaaaaaagaaagtaagttAACTTAATGACAATAAGAAactctttttttggttttgacGTTGAATAGTTtgcaaagaaaaatgaatgcaaTAGCTTCTCACAAATATCAGAGGTACTGGACTGCAGTATTGCTTTCTCCACTTGCAGTGCCTCAATCTGACTCTGAAAGCCGTCGCTGAGGGTCTTGTTCCGATCTAACTGCAGTTGAAGTGCCTGGAAGTTGCTGAGCTCTTTCTTTAACGCTTTATGTGTCTCTTCTTCAGCTTTGATGACTTCACTCTGCATTGCCTGAAGATGCTTCACCTCTATGAAGAGCTCTTGTGCTTTTATCTGGTGGGGAGCGTATTCCTCAGGGACTTTGCCACCTGCAATTAGCAGAGATAAGAAGCCACCAAATCGCTCTCATAGGTGATATTCAGAAAACACGTTGGtatttttatggatttttttttttttttaccaattcCCGTTATGTAAGAATTATTTGAGCTTGTTATATGTTGTCAGTGAATTATTTAGTACAGTGTATTCCAAACAACAAGTGAAGCAGAGATTCAACACCTTCCTTTGACCAGTTGTACTCACAGTAAATCCCAATAACAACTGCAGCTAACAGCAGAATAATGTTTAGTAGTCCTAAACACATGATCAACAGTGGATACATGGGAAGACTTCTGGACCCAACTCTGACCGTGCTCATAGATCCTGAACAAACAGACAACTTTGATGTGAGCTCAAAGTGGACAACTGACACAGAAGGTTTGGCAAAAGCATTTTGAGGGCAGTTAAAATAATGCAAGCCCACCTTTGTTTCCTGTGTTATGGTGTAATGATTTTCCATCTTGGCTGCAGTCATCATTTGAAGTCATGTCTGGATATCCCTCTTGTCCTCTGGCTTTTACTCAGAAATCTCCCTCCAGCATGCCACTGCTTATCTATGTGAGGTGGCTGCTCTGTCAATATTACAaaaccatgtgtgtgtgtgtatgtgtgtgagagagtgagagagagagagagcttgtaTTCCCACCACCCTCTATATATGTGAAAATGTCTCctgaaagtctttttttttttttttatcactctCTTACTTTAAGTTCTCATGGAAATTCCTATTGATTCATTCAAAgttcatttaattaactttacACTTGACATTAACTGATTCACAAAACTTTCTCTAGTGAGTTCTAGTGTGGCGTTTATCAGATGGGTGGTCTGTGATGTATTGTACTGCACATCACGGAGTCTGAGTTGTGGCCCACCAGTGGATTGTGGGAGATTTTGAATGGGCGACCAGAggtcacaaataaaaacattttttaaaatcactaaTGTTGTCAAGTATAGATAGTGAAATTGCTTATGCAACCCCCCCAGTACCCACAAATATGCTATATGTGTTCTTCAAGCTATAGTTGGGTGATATGACAATATATACAGTGAGAGAGTACacatttgataa
It encodes the following:
- the LOC121880637 gene encoding C-type lectin domain family 4 member M-like isoform X1 — its product is MMTAAKMENHYTITQETKVGLHYFNCPQNAFAKPSVSVVHFELTSKLSVCSGSMSTVRVGSRSLPMYPLLIMCLGLLNIILLLAAVVIGIYCGKVPEEYAPHQIKAQELFIEVKHLQAMQSEVIKAEEETHKALKKELSNFQALQLQLDRNKTLSDGFQSQIEALQVEKAILQSSTSDILASCGRCLPGWFLLNTSCYFHSKSESSLLKNWPDSRADCIHRGADLVVIDNLEEQVNLSEFLPKLDSRPSWRRQGGVWIGLTDIQTEGTWVWVNNVTQLDRRYWRQREHDNYGTLDEDCAALVNTDSPQEMWYDASCKENKEWLCEMVPNN
- the LOC121880637 gene encoding C-type lectin domain family 4 member M-like isoform X2; translated protein: MTSNDDCSQDGKSLHHNTGNKGSMSTVRVGSRSLPMYPLLIMCLGLLNIILLLAAVVIGIYCGKVPEEYAPHQIKAQELFIEVKHLQAMQSEVIKAEEETHKALKKELSNFQALQLQLDRNKTLSDGFQSQIEALQVEKAILQSSTSDILASCGRCLPGWFLLNTSCYFHSKSESSLLKNWPDSRADCIHRGADLVVIDNLEEQVNLSEFLPKLDSRPSWRRQGGVWIGLTDIQTEGTWVWVNNVTQLDRRYWRQREHDNYGTLDEDCAALVNTDSPQEMWYDASCKENKEWLCEMVPNN
- the LOC121880637 gene encoding C-type lectin domain family 12 member B-like isoform X3, translated to MMTAAKMENHYTITQETKVGLHYFNCPQNAFAKPSVSVVHFELTSKLSVCSGSMSTVRVGSRSLPMYPLLIMCLGLLNIILLLAAVVIGIYCGKVPEEYAPHQIKAQELFIEVKHLQAMQSEVIKAEEETHKALKKELSNFQALQLQLDRNKTLSDGFQSQIEALQVEKAILQSSTSDILASCGRCLPGWFLLNTSCYFHSKSESSLLKNWPDSRADCIHRGADLVVIDNLEEQKGHEQVMKIYRQRGLCCRCLAKIVSMSGHRYQPEPDGGRGEAHQKI
- the LOC121880637 gene encoding CD209 antigen-like isoform X5, which encodes MMTAAKMENHYTITQETKVGLHYFNCPQNAFAKPSVSVVHFELTSKLSVCSGSMSTVRVGSRSLPMYPLLIMCLGLLNIILLLAAVVIGIYCGKVPEEYAPHQIKAQELFIEVKHLQAMQSEVIKAEEETHKALKKELSNFQALQLQLDRNKTLSDGFQSQIEALQVEKAILQSSTSDILASCGRCLPGWFLLNTSCYFHSKSESSLLKNWPDSRADCIHRGADLVVIDNLEEQEHVGEQGEVR
- the LOC121880637 gene encoding CD209 antigen-like isoform X4 → MMTAAKMENHYTITQETKVGLHYFNCPQNAFAKPSVSVVHFELTSKLSVCSGSMSTVRVGSRSLPMYPLLIMCLGLLNIILLLAAVVIGIYCGKVPEEYAPHQIKAQELFIEVKHLQAMQSEVIKAEEETHKALKKELSNFQALQLQLDRNKTLSDGFQSQIEALQVEKAILQSSTSDILASCGRCLPGWFLLNTSCYFHSKSESSLLKNWPDSRADCIHRGADLVVIDNLEEQVERNMLGSRVK